The following DNA comes from Nocardioides panzhihuensis.
CGCTGGTCCTCAAGACCCTCGCCGCCGCGGGGCTCGCTCAGGAGGACGTCGAGCTCGTCGAGATCCAGAGCGTCGACGACACCTACTCCAACGCCCTGGCCTCCAACCAGGTCGACGTCGCCCCGCTGGGCGGGCCGCAGCTGACCTCCTACCTGGCCAAGTACGGCCGTGACGGAGCCACCTCGATCCGGACCGGCATCCGCGACGACGCCATGCTCGTCTACGGGCCGGAGGAGACCTTCGAGGACGCCGGCAAGGCGGCCGCGTTCAAAGACTTCCTCGAGCTGTGGGTCAGGTCCGAGAAGTGGGTCGACGAGCACCCGGACGAATGGATCCAGGCCTACTACGTCGATCATGAAGGGCTCACCTTCGAGGACGGCAAGGAGGTCTTCGAGAGCTCCGGCCAGCGGATCATCCCGGGCGGCTGGGACGAGTTCATCAAGCGTCACCAGGAGACCGCGGACATCCTGTCGAAGGAGCAGAACCATCCTGAGCTGGACGTCACCGAGCTCTACGACCGCCGCTACGAGAAGGCCATCGCAGAGGCCGTGAAGGGCGGTCAGTGATGGCCACCACCGCAGTCGAGGCGCCGATCGTCGGCACCGTCTCCGAGAAGGCCACCGACAAGCGGGTCGTACGCCGCCGGCTCGGCCCCGGGCCACGGATCCCCGGCACGCTGTGGATCGGGCCGGTCCTGCTCCTGGGCCTGTGGTGCCTCGCCTCGGCGACCGGGTTGCTGGACCCGCGTACGTTGTCCGAGCCGTGGGTGGTGGTCGAGACCGCTCAGCGGCTGATCGCCGACGGACGGCTTCCCGACGCCCTCGCGACCTCGGCCTATCGCGCGTCGCTCGGGCTCGTGATCGGGGTCGGCGTCGGACTGGTGCTGGCGCTGGTCTCCGGGCTCGGCCGGGTCGGCGAGGCGCTGATCGACGGCCCGGTGCAGGTCAAGCGGGCCATCCCGAGCCTGGCGCTGATGCCGCTGCTGATCCTGTGGCTGGGGATCGGGGAGCCGATGAAGGTGATCACGATCGCCCTCGGCGTACTCATCCCGATCTACATCCACACCCACAACGGGCTGCGTGGCATCGACAGCCGTTATGCGGAGCTCGCCGAGACCGTCAGCCTGCGGCGTGGTGCGTTCGTCCGGCACGTGGTGCTGCCGGGCGCGACACCGGGATTCCTGCTCGGGTTGCGGTTCGCGGTGCTCAACGCGCTGCTGTCCCTGGTGGTCGTCGAGCAGGTCAACGCGACCAGCGGCATCGGCCACATGATCACCCTCGCGTCCAGCTACGGCCAGACCGAGATCATCGTCGTCGGCTTGGTCGTCTACGCCCTGCTGGGCCTGGTCGCCGACGGCATCGTCCGCTTCACCGAGAGGAAGGCACTGGCATGGCGACGCACGCTGGAGAGCCACTGACGTCACCCGAAGGACCCGCCGTACGCGTCGAGGGGCTGCGCCGCAGCTTCTCCGAGGCCGGCGGGGTGCTCAACGGGCTGGACCTGACCATCGCCCGCGGCGAGTTCGTGGCGCTGATCGGGCGCTCCGGATCCGGGAAGTCCACCCTGTTGCGGGCGCTGGCCGGTCTCGACCGCTCGGTCTCGGGATCGGGTGTCGTGGACGTCCCCGAGCGAGTCTCGGTGGTCTTCCAGGACTCCCGCCTGCTGCCGTGGCGGCGGGTGCTGGACAACGTGATCCTCGGGCTGTCGGGCTCCGACGCCCGTGCTCGCGGTCTCCAGGCGCTCTCCGAGGTCGGGCTCGAAGGCCGCGACAGGGCGTGGCCGCACGAGCTCTCCGGTGGCGAGCAGCAGCGCGCGGCGCTGGCGCGGTCGCTGGTTCGCGACCCGCAGCTCCTTCTCGCAGACGAGCCCTTCGGCGCACTGGATGCGCTGACCCGGATCAAGATGCACAAGCTCCTCCAGAAGCTGTACGCCGCCCACAGCCCCGCCATCCTGCTCGTCACCCACGACGTCGACGAGGCGATCGCCCTGGCCGACCGGGTGATCGTGCTGGTCGACGGTGTCGTCGGTTCGGACATCCGGATCGATCTCGGCTCGAAGCGGAGTCCTGGTGACGCGCGGTTCGCGGCGCTGCGGGCCAAGCTGCTGGCCGAGCTCGGTGTGGTCGAGGAGGTGGCCTGATGGGTGCGCGACAGCTCCACCTCAACCTGTTCCTGCTCGACACCGGTCATCATGAGGCGTCGTGGCGGCTGCCCTCCTCGGACCCGTACGCCAATCTGTCGCTGGAGGCGCACCAGCATCTGGCGCGGGTGGCGGAGGAGGCCAAGCTCGACTCGGTGTTCTTGGCCGACTCGCCGGCTCTGTTCGGCGAGCCGGGGCGTCGGCCGTCGGGGCGTCTCGAGCCGACGGTGCTGCTGTCCGCGCTGGCGGTCTCGACGCAGCACATCGGCCTGATCGCCACGGCGTCGACGTCGTACAACGAGCCGTTCAACCTCGCCCGACGGTTGGCCTCGGTGGACCACCTCTCCGGTGGGCGAGCGGGATGGAACATCGTCACCACCGCCGGTGACGCCGCCGCCCGCAACTTCGGTCTGGAGGGGCAGCCGCTGCACAAGACCCGCTACGAGCGGGCCTCGGAGTTCCTGGATGTCGCCACGAAGCTGTGGGACAGCTGGGCGGACGACGCGATCGTCGCCGACAAGGATGCCGGGGTGCATGCGGTCGGCGACCGGATTCGGCCGATCTCTCATGTCGGGCCTCACTTCTCCGTGGAGGGTCCGCTCAACCTGCCGCGACCACCCCAGGGCCACCCGCTGCTCGTCCAGGCGGGCTCGTCCGACGACGGCAAGGAGTTCGCCGCCCGCTGGGCCGAGGCGATCTTCACCGCCCAGCCGACGCTGGCCGAGAGCCAGGCGTTCTACGTCGACATCAAGCGACGGGTCGCGGCGGCCGGTCGCAACCCCGACCATGTGCTGGTCCTGCCCGGGATCGTCCCCATCCTGGGCGACACCGAGGCCGAGGCGCGTGAGCTGGAGGCGGAGCTCGACCGGCTCATCGCCCCCGAGTACGCCGTCTCACAGCTCGCGCAGCTGCTCCGGGTCCCGCCGGGTCGGCTCTCTCTGGACGCGGAGCTGCCCGATGATCTCCCTGTCGAGGACGAGATCGAGGGCGCCAAGAGCCGCTACACGCTCATCGTCGACTGGGCCCGACGCGACCGGCTCACCGTTCGCGAGCTGATCGGAAAGCTCGGTGGTGGCCGTGGGCATCGCACCGTGGCGGGGACACCTGTGCAGGTTGCCGACACCATCCAGCACTACTTCGAGAACGGCGCCGCGGACGGGTTCAACATCATGCCGGCCGTCCTGCCGTCCGGCCTCGAAGCGTTCGCGTCCTCTGTCGTCCCCATCCTTCAAGAGCGTGGACTCTTCCGAACCGACTACACCGGTACGACGCTGCGTGACCACTACGGTCTGCCGCGGGCGGCTCGCAGGCCTCCGGCGATCGCGTAGTCGCGGCACTGCCGGCACTCGTCGATGACCGGATGCTCACACTCCGCGGTGTGGCGCAGGAACGCGGCTGCCGCACCGAGTCGGTTCGCCTCCGCGGCCATCCGCTCGGCTGAGGCTGTCAGCCTGGCCGAGCGGTGGCCGGCAGGGGTGGATCGGAGCTCCCTGATCTCGGCGAGGCCGATGCCGGCTTGGCGAAGGCGATGGATGATCCGAGCTTCGTTCACGTGCTGATCGGTGAAGTCTCGGCGTTTCCCGCTCCGACGGCTCGGCCTGAGCACCCCTTCATCCTCCCAGTGCCGCAGAACATGGGCGGGTACGCCGACGAGGTCGGCGGCCAACGAGATCCGCATGGAAACATCTTGCCTTCAGGTCGACCTTAAGTTCTAGCGTTCGGGACATGGAACTACGTAACCGGCCAAATCCGTTCGCAGGACTCGATCCGTTGCCTGCCGCCTATACCTCTCGGCAGCTGGTGGAGACGGCCGTAGCGGGAGCTCGTTCGTTCGTGGCGCCGAGACGAGCCGACCGGCGTCTGCTGGCCACGTTGTCGGAGCGCGCTCAGGGTCCGCTGCCGCCGGCGACGGGAACTGTCCGGCTGCAGACGCTGCGGCAGCGGCCGCGTCCGGTGCCGAGCCGGCTGCTGTACGAGGGGATGCCGGGCGCGGACCGGCTGAGTCTTCAGTCTTTCGTGGTCCATCATCGCGAGGCCACGATTCTCATCGATCCCGCGGTGCCGCGACATTTCCATGATCAGGCGGTGTCCGAGCTCCAGCCGCTGCTGCGGCGGATCGTAGGGCCGCCGGCGACGACGATCCCGACGGTCGAGGCTCTCGCGACGGCTGGGGTCAGACCCGACCTCGCCCTGAGCACCCACGCGCACTGGGATCATGTCTCGGGGCTGCTCGACCTCCCGGGTCTGCCTGCCGTCCTCCACGACGAGGAGCTGACCTGGGCCGCTGCCGGCGACCAGGCACCGGTGGGCGGCGTACGCCGTGGGCTCGCGGATCGCGATCTTCTGGAGTTCTCCCTCGACGGGCCGCCGCTCCTCACCTTCGAGCGGAGCCATGATCTGTTCGGCGACGGTAGCGTCGTGCTGGTGGACGTGGCCGGACACACTCCCGGCAGCGTCGGTGTCCTGCTCGCCACCGCGGACGGGCCCGTCCTGCTCGTCGGAGACGCCGCGTGGCACGGCTTGCAGATCGAGCATCTGCGCCAGCGCTCCGGCTTCCCCGGCTGTCTCGTGGACGTGGATCGTGAGCAGACCTGGCGCACGCTGCACCGTCTCCATGCGCTGCCAGCCTCGGTGAAGGTGGTCCCAGCCCATGACCACGAGCGGGCGTCGGAGTGGGCCGCTCCGTGAGCAACCGGTGAGCGAGGATCCCGCGTCAGCGGACGACGTCGGGTGTCAGCAGATCCTGGTTGTCGTCGGCCCACTCGGCCATCCGGTCCTCGCGGACGGCGCGCCACAGGTCGCGATCGCGGGAGGGGTCGAGGCGTACGACTGACTGGTCTCCGACCATGCCGGTGCCGTCGGTGGGGACGGTGAGGTAGCTGATGTCGTCGGTGCGGAGGTTGCGGAGGGAGGCGGCGAGCCTGGCCATCTGGGTCGTCGACCACTCGTCGTCGACGGAGGCGTGCTTCGAGAAGAGAGTGAGGAGGTCGAGGGCCTGCTCCGGGTTCTTGCGCAGCTCCTGCTCGAGGGTCTGCTTCAGCAGCGTACGGAGGAAGGCCTGCTGGCGGGCGACGCGGTCGAGGTCGCCGTCCTGGAGGCCGTGACGCTGGCGTACGTAGAGGAGCGCCTGCTCGCCGTCGAGATGGTGGCGACCGGCCTCCCAGCGGACCCCGCGGGCCGAGTCGTAGACGGTCTTCGGGATGTCGATGTCGACGCCGCCGATGGCGTCGGTGAGCGCCTGGAAGCCGTCCCAGTCGACGACGGCGAGGTGGTCGATGCGTACGTCGGTCATCTTCTCGACGGTCTCGACGGTGAGGTTCGGACCGCCGAGGGAGTAGGCCCAGTTGACCTTTCCCTTCCCGTGGCCGGGGACGTCGACCCAGGAGTCACGTGGGATCGAGATCACCGAGGCGGAGCGGCGGTCGCCGTCGAGATGGACGAGCATCATCGTGTCCGAGCGCGCCTGCCCTGGCTTCCACCCGGGTGCCTCGGCGCCGGTCGTGGGAGCGTCGGACCGGGTGTCGGTGCCGAGCACCAGGACGTTCATCGCGTCCGCGGCTGTCCCCGAGGTGGGCTTGGCGGGCCGATCGGTGAGCCCGGTGAAGGTGTCGGGCAGCCGCTGGATGTTTCCCTCCACCTTCGCCCGGAGCCACAAGGTGCCGGCCAGCGCCGCGGCGCAGAGCAGAAGCAGGCACACCAGCAGCCCGATCAACGGCTTGCGGGCGCGCCGACGCCACCCGGGTGCGGTCCCGTCCGCAGGCGCCGGCTGCGGAGGCACGGGCGGGTGATCGAGCATGGCCATCCGAACAGGGGAACCGGCATTGCCCGATCGTGGGGCCCAACCCCTCACCGTTCCTCAATTTCAGGCAACAGTCGGTAACGGCCGGTAACCAAAAATAGGTAGGCAATACGTCCAGGGGTTTGGGTGAGTAGGGTCCTTTGCCATGGGCGGCTGTTCAAGTCGGTTCTCGAGGTCCGCACATGTTTCACCTGTCTGGCTGTGTCTGGGAGGGCGCAGCTCGAGAGCCTTCAGGGGAGTGTTTTGTCGATGTCACGAGTCGGTCGGGACGAGCGCGCCCGGCTGCACGAGGTTGCCTCTGCGCTGGCCGGGATCCGGGCCGCGACCACGCTGCTGAACGAGCCCGGCGGGGTCGACGGGGAGCGGCGAGCCGCGCTGGCGCAGATGGCGCAGAGCGAGCTGCAACGGCTCGAGCGGATGGTCCAGAAGCAGCAGGAGTCCGTCAGCTCGGAGACGGCGAGACTGCCGGCCAGCAGGCAGGAGGACGAGGTCGCTGAGGTGATAGACCTCGACGCCGTCGTGGGCACCATCGTCCTGGCCCACGAGGCGAAGGGGACGGAGGTCGAGTGGCGCCCCAGCCGGATGCTCGCGCTCGGCGACTCGGACCAGCTGACCGAGGCGCTCAACGTGCTTCTCGACAACGCCGCGACCCATGGGAGCGGCCCGGTCCGGATCGACGTGCGTGCGGCCGACCGCCCGAGCACCTCCGTCGAGATCGCCGTGACCGACGACGGGCCAGGGGTCGCGCCGGAGCTGCGCAGGCGGATCTTCGCCTGGGGCGTGAGCGGCCCGGACTCCACCGGCCAAGGCATCGGTCTCCACGCCGCGCGCGACCTCATGGAGCGGCAGGGCGGCTACCTCGAGCTCTCCGAGTCCGGCGAGCGCACCACATTCGTCATCGGGATCCCGCTGCTCGGCCGCGCTGACGTGGCCGACGAGCGCGCCTCGGGCCAGGGAGGGCGCCGTGGTTTCGCCACGTAAACGGTTGAAGGTCGCCCTCGTCGATGACCACACCCTGTTCGCCGAGTCGCTCGAGCTGGCGCTCACCTTCGAGGGATACGACGCCCACCGCGTCGATCTTCCGGTGGAGCCGCAGTCGGAGGCCAGGCTCGCGTCGCTGATCATGCGCTCGCAGCCGCGCATCGTGCTGCTCGACCTCGATCTGGGGCAGCACGGTTCCGGCATACGCCTCATCCCCCCGCTCGCCAGGTCGGGCGCCGACGTCGTCGTGGTGACCAGCTCGGCCGACGAGTCCCGCTGGGGTCATACGCTGCACGCCGGAGCCCGGACGGTGCTGTCCAAGACGGTGCCGCTGGGCGAGATCATGGGCACCGTGCGCAGGCTCAACTACGGTCTCAGCGTGCTCGACGTCGACGACCGCGAGCGCTGGATCAGAGCGTGGGCGGGGCAGGAGAAGGAGATGATCGAGCTCCGTCGCCGGCTCGCCGAGCTCTCCCCGCGGGAGTCGCAGGTGCTCGAGCACCTGATGAACGGCTCGACGGTCGGCGAGATCGCCAAGCTCCGCGTCGTCTCCGAGGCGACGGTGCGCACGCAGGTGAAGTCGATCCTCGCCAAGCTCGGGGTCTCCTCGCAGATCGCGGCGATCAGCATCGCCCACAAGGCCGAGTGGCGGGTCGCCTGATGTCTTCGCGCGTCAGCGGACGACCAGGCCCTCGTGCTCGCCCGTGCCGCGCAGGGCGTAGCGCCGGCCGGTCGTCGGGCAGCGCCAGTCGTCTCCCTCGGCGACCAACGGCGCACCGGCGTGCCCGACCCAGCCGACCCGTCGGGCCGGCACTCCGACGACGAGTGCGTGGTCCGGTACGTCGCGGGTGACCACGGCGCCGGCCGCGACCATCGCCCAGGCGCCGATCGTGACCGGAGCGACGCAGACGGCGCGCGCGCCGATGCTGGCTCCGGTGCGTACCGTGACGCCCACGGCCTCCCAGTCGTCGCCGTCCTTGAGGGTGCCGTCCGGGTTGACGGCACGAGGTAGGTGGTCGTTGGTGAACACCACCGCCGGCCCAACGAAAGCACCGTCCTCGAGCACCGCCGGTTCGTAGACCAGCGCATGGTTCTGGACCTTGCAGCGGTCACCCACCACGACCCCCGGACCGACGTACGCTCCCCGGCCGATCACGCACTCGCTGCCGATCCGCGCGTGCTCGCGCACCTGGGCCAGGTGCCAGACGAGGGTTCCGGCGCCGATCACGGCACGGTCGTCGACATCCGCGCTGGGTTCGATCCGGGGCTCCACGTCGGCTTCCTCAACGGTCATACCGTCAGGAAACCGGGACCGGGTGGCCTGCGGGCCACGCCGGGGGACGGCGTACCCGATTCAGCGTAGGACCGCGGGCGAGGACGCCTCCGGGACCAGTACGCGAGGGGTGGCGGTGGTCGAGGTGTCGAGGGCCCACACGTCGCTGACCGGCTCGCCCTGGCGGGCCAGGCCGTAGAGGACGGTGTCGTTGTCGAGCCACTCGATCTGGTCGTCGATGCTGCGGGCCTCGCCGGTGAGCACGGTGCGCCGGCCGGTGGCGAGGTCGAGGACCGCCGGCGTCCACCGGGTGCCGCTCTCGTCCGCCTCCTTGAACGCGATCCGGGTGCCGTCCGGGGAGAGCGAGGGGCACTCGACGTGGTCGGCGACGGTGGTCAGCGAGCGCTCGGCGAGGTCGCCACGGGCCAGATAGGTCCGTCCGCCGGTGGCGACGGTGGCATAGAAGGTGCGGCCGTCGTCGGCGAAGGTGATGCCCCAGATGTTGCGGTCGACCGGGGCGACCCGGCGGCCGTCGACGACCAGCTTGAACCTCTCCAGGTCCCCGTAGCTCGCTCCACCGACCCGGCGGACGGCGGTGCGCGTCGAGAACCCGCTGGCCAGGTAGGAGTCGCCGTTGACGAACACTGTCGTGGAGACCAGCCGTCCGTCCGGCGAGAGCCGGGTGCGGCTGGGCAGACCGGGCAGGTCGGTCTCGTCGACCTCCCGCCACGCCTGTCCCGGGGGCGAGATCGCCAGGTCGGTCGCCCGGTATCGGCTCACCACGCCGCGCTCGGTCCTCAGGCAGGAGACCGACCGGTCCTGGGCGTAGACCCGGTCGCAGCTCAGGTCGGTCAGCGCTCGGGGGCCGCCAGGATCGGCCAGCGCCACAGCACCGACGTGCCCGTACTCGGCGTCGCGTCCGGTGTGGCGGAAGACGATCCGGGGCCCCTTCTCGACCTGCGCCAGGGTGGTGGTCGTGGCGGCGGTCGCCGTGGACGTACGCCGGTCGTTCTCGGCGATCGCGGAGAGCGCGTACGCCGTCATCCCGGCCGTGACCAGCACGACGACGCCACCGAATGCCGTGGTCCGCCACGTCATGGCCGCCCTCCTCGGGGCTCGACAGGCTCGGCCGGCTCGGCCGCTGAAGACCGGTCTGCCCGGCGGAGCACGGCGAGCCCTGCCGGTATCGCGGCGAGCAGCACCGCGCAGACGGCGAACATCGCGACGCGAGGACCGACGGCGTACCAGAGCAGGCCGAAGCCGGTCGCGGCGACGAGCCGAGCCAGCGCGACCGCGGTCTGGGCGGTGGCGATGCCGCTGGCCCTCACCGTCACGGGGACCAGCTGTCCCGCCACCGCCGCCAGGGTGCCGTCGGTGGCGGCGTAGAAGACCCCGAGGAGGAGCACCGCGGCGAACGTCGTCCACAGCGCTCCGGACCCGGTCGCGGCGCACAGGTAGGCGGCGGCGAGCGGAAGGTGGCCGAGCACGAGGACCTTCGCGCGTCCGGCCCGGTCGGCGAACCGGCCCATCGGGACGGCGAGGGCCAGGTAGGCGAGGTTGGTCCCGACGTAGAGGACGGGGAACCACTGCGTCGCGAAACCGCCGGTCTCCAGCAGCGCCAGGTAGACGAATCCGTCGCCGACGGTGAGCAGGGCGAGCACGCCGGACACACCGGTCACTCGCATGAGCCCGGGGGTGAGCGCACTGCGCCAGCGCACCTTCGTACGCGGTCTCGTGCGTCGAGGGACGACCCGGCGGACGGCTCCGGTGCGGAACGGCACGAAGCACACCATCGTGGCGACCCCGAGCACCGCGAAGCCGAGCGAGACGACCAGGACGGTGTCGTAGCCGTCGGCGATCCGCCACAGGATCACGAACGCCAGCAGCGGCCCGAGCGTCGCCCCGATCGTGTCGAGGGCCCGATGGACGCCGAAGCTGCGGCCGAGGTGCGCCGGATCGCTCGAGGCGGCGATCATCGCGTCCCGCGGAGCGGTGCGTACGCCCTTGCCGACCCGGTCGAGCGAGATCGCCGCCGAGATCGTGCCGAAGCCCCCGGCGAAGATCAGCCCGAGCCGGGCGACCGCGCTCAGCGCGTAGCCGGTCAGCGCCACCGGCTGCGGGCGGTCGGTGCGGTCGGCGAGCCAACCGGCCGCGATCCGCACCAGCGAGGAGACGCCCTGATAGAGCCCGTCGATCAGCCCGTACGCCACCGGCGAGAGCCCCACCACGGCGGTCAGGTAGAGCGGCAGGATCGCCGAGACCGACTCCGAGGAGATGTCGGTCAGCAGGCTGACGATGCCGAGGATGACGACGGTC
Coding sequences within:
- a CDS encoding ABC transporter substrate-binding protein, yielding MIRPTPPRLPVIAAVLTTVLLGLTACGGADATNSAGLAADAELPDQVPEGTVLRLGLPPIEVALKASGLIDEVEGYEIEWANISGGPKSIEAFRAGALDASYVADIPPLFATWTDTPVKIVAVTENPDPLEDPMYELGIAPRSEVKTLADLEGKKIAYSPGQAQGALVLKTLAAAGLAQEDVELVEIQSVDDTYSNALASNQVDVAPLGGPQLTSYLAKYGRDGATSIRTGIRDDAMLVYGPEETFEDAGKAAAFKDFLELWVRSEKWVDEHPDEWIQAYYVDHEGLTFEDGKEVFESSGQRIIPGGWDEFIKRHQETADILSKEQNHPELDVTELYDRRYEKAIAEAVKGGQ
- a CDS encoding ABC transporter permease: MATTAVEAPIVGTVSEKATDKRVVRRRLGPGPRIPGTLWIGPVLLLGLWCLASATGLLDPRTLSEPWVVVETAQRLIADGRLPDALATSAYRASLGLVIGVGVGLVLALVSGLGRVGEALIDGPVQVKRAIPSLALMPLLILWLGIGEPMKVITIALGVLIPIYIHTHNGLRGIDSRYAELAETVSLRRGAFVRHVVLPGATPGFLLGLRFAVLNALLSLVVVEQVNATSGIGHMITLASSYGQTEIIVVGLVVYALLGLVADGIVRFTERKALAWRRTLESH
- a CDS encoding ABC transporter ATP-binding protein, which translates into the protein MATHAGEPLTSPEGPAVRVEGLRRSFSEAGGVLNGLDLTIARGEFVALIGRSGSGKSTLLRALAGLDRSVSGSGVVDVPERVSVVFQDSRLLPWRRVLDNVILGLSGSDARARGLQALSEVGLEGRDRAWPHELSGGEQQRAALARSLVRDPQLLLADEPFGALDALTRIKMHKLLQKLYAAHSPAILLVTHDVDEAIALADRVIVLVDGVVGSDIRIDLGSKRSPGDARFAALRAKLLAELGVVEEVA
- a CDS encoding LLM class flavin-dependent oxidoreductase, giving the protein MGARQLHLNLFLLDTGHHEASWRLPSSDPYANLSLEAHQHLARVAEEAKLDSVFLADSPALFGEPGRRPSGRLEPTVLLSALAVSTQHIGLIATASTSYNEPFNLARRLASVDHLSGGRAGWNIVTTAGDAAARNFGLEGQPLHKTRYERASEFLDVATKLWDSWADDAIVADKDAGVHAVGDRIRPISHVGPHFSVEGPLNLPRPPQGHPLLVQAGSSDDGKEFAARWAEAIFTAQPTLAESQAFYVDIKRRVAAAGRNPDHVLVLPGIVPILGDTEAEARELEAELDRLIAPEYAVSQLAQLLRVPPGRLSLDAELPDDLPVEDEIEGAKSRYTLIVDWARRDRLTVRELIGKLGGGRGHRTVAGTPVQVADTIQHYFENGAADGFNIMPAVLPSGLEAFASSVVPILQERGLFRTDYTGTTLRDHYGLPRAARRPPAIA
- a CDS encoding helix-turn-helix domain-containing protein, with the translated sequence MRISLAADLVGVPAHVLRHWEDEGVLRPSRRSGKRRDFTDQHVNEARIIHRLRQAGIGLAEIRELRSTPAGHRSARLTASAERMAAEANRLGAAAAFLRHTAECEHPVIDECRQCRDYAIAGGLRAARGRP
- a CDS encoding MBL fold metallo-hydrolase; this encodes MAPRRADRRLLATLSERAQGPLPPATGTVRLQTLRQRPRPVPSRLLYEGMPGADRLSLQSFVVHHREATILIDPAVPRHFHDQAVSELQPLLRRIVGPPATTIPTVEALATAGVRPDLALSTHAHWDHVSGLLDLPGLPAVLHDEELTWAAAGDQAPVGGVRRGLADRDLLEFSLDGPPLLTFERSHDLFGDGSVVLVDVAGHTPGSVGVLLATADGPVLLVGDAAWHGLQIEHLRQRSGFPGCLVDVDREQTWRTLHRLHALPASVKVVPAHDHERASEWAAP
- a CDS encoding LCP family protein, whose amino-acid sequence is MAMLDHPPVPPQPAPADGTAPGWRRRARKPLIGLLVCLLLLCAAALAGTLWLRAKVEGNIQRLPDTFTGLTDRPAKPTSGTAADAMNVLVLGTDTRSDAPTTGAEAPGWKPGQARSDTMMLVHLDGDRRSASVISIPRDSWVDVPGHGKGKVNWAYSLGGPNLTVETVEKMTDVRIDHLAVVDWDGFQALTDAIGGVDIDIPKTVYDSARGVRWEAGRHHLDGEQALLYVRQRHGLQDGDLDRVARQQAFLRTLLKQTLEQELRKNPEQALDLLTLFSKHASVDDEWSTTQMARLAASLRNLRTDDISYLTVPTDGTGMVGDQSVVRLDPSRDRDLWRAVREDRMAEWADDNQDLLTPDVVR
- a CDS encoding sensor histidine kinase, yielding MSRVGRDERARLHEVASALAGIRAATTLLNEPGGVDGERRAALAQMAQSELQRLERMVQKQQESVSSETARLPASRQEDEVAEVIDLDAVVGTIVLAHEAKGTEVEWRPSRMLALGDSDQLTEALNVLLDNAATHGSGPVRIDVRAADRPSTSVEIAVTDDGPGVAPELRRRIFAWGVSGPDSTGQGIGLHAARDLMERQGGYLELSESGERTTFVIGIPLLGRADVADERASGQGGRRGFAT
- a CDS encoding response regulator transcription factor; its protein translation is MVSPRKRLKVALVDDHTLFAESLELALTFEGYDAHRVDLPVEPQSEARLASLIMRSQPRIVLLDLDLGQHGSGIRLIPPLARSGADVVVVTSSADESRWGHTLHAGARTVLSKTVPLGEIMGTVRRLNYGLSVLDVDDRERWIRAWAGQEKEMIELRRRLAELSPRESQVLEHLMNGSTVGEIAKLRVVSEATVRTQVKSILAKLGVSSQIAAISIAHKAEWRVA
- a CDS encoding acyltransferase — encoded protein: MTVEEADVEPRIEPSADVDDRAVIGAGTLVWHLAQVREHARIGSECVIGRGAYVGPGVVVGDRCKVQNHALVYEPAVLEDGAFVGPAVVFTNDHLPRAVNPDGTLKDGDDWEAVGVTVRTGASIGARAVCVAPVTIGAWAMVAAGAVVTRDVPDHALVVGVPARRVGWVGHAGAPLVAEGDDWRCPTTGRRYALRGTGEHEGLVVR
- a CDS encoding TolB family protein, producing the protein MTWRTTAFGGVVVLVTAGMTAYALSAIAENDRRTSTATAATTTTLAQVEKGPRIVFRHTGRDAEYGHVGAVALADPGGPRALTDLSCDRVYAQDRSVSCLRTERGVVSRYRATDLAISPPGQAWREVDETDLPGLPSRTRLSPDGRLVSTTVFVNGDSYLASGFSTRTAVRRVGGASYGDLERFKLVVDGRRVAPVDRNIWGITFADDGRTFYATVATGGRTYLARGDLAERSLTTVADHVECPSLSPDGTRIAFKEADESGTRWTPAVLDLATGRRTVLTGEARSIDDQIEWLDNDTVLYGLARQGEPVSDVWALDTSTTATPRVLVPEASSPAVLR
- a CDS encoding MFS transporter is translated as MYLSLSDRPTTDVEPRSTGGRVSRTVVILGIVSLLTDISSESVSAILPLYLTAVVGLSPVAYGLIDGLYQGVSSLVRIAAGWLADRTDRPQPVALTGYALSAVARLGLIFAGGFGTISAAISLDRVGKGVRTAPRDAMIAASSDPAHLGRSFGVHRALDTIGATLGPLLAFVILWRIADGYDTVLVVSLGFAVLGVATMVCFVPFRTGAVRRVVPRRTRPRTKVRWRSALTPGLMRVTGVSGVLALLTVGDGFVYLALLETGGFATQWFPVLYVGTNLAYLALAVPMGRFADRAGRAKVLVLGHLPLAAAYLCAATGSGALWTTFAAVLLLGVFYAATDGTLAAVAGQLVPVTVRASGIATAQTAVALARLVAATGFGLLWYAVGPRVAMFAVCAVLLAAIPAGLAVLRRADRSSAAEPAEPVEPRGGRP